The Echinicola jeungdonensis genome segment GGTTTTTTATAAGACAAAAACTCTTAGCGCACTTGGCGGCTTTGCGCGAAACCTATTCAGTCATTCTTGCTATATAAGGCAATCAAGCCCAAACCAGGCCCCAAGGCCAAAACCAAATACAGGTAATGTGGATTTAAGGAGTGTTGCAGCAAGTTGATCAACTGGATACTGATAATGGTGATGGCAAAGCCAATGGAATTGACGATGGTCAGGGCAGTGCCTTTGATGGAACTGGAGGCATTTTGGGCCACCAAGGTGGAAAATAGGGGAGAGTCCGCAACGACCATCATGCCCCAAAAAAGCAAAAAGAGGATGAGTGCCAAGGGGGAATGGACCTTAAACATCAATGGGGATAAAAGACAGCATAATCCTGATAAACCCAGGGCGGTGGAGGCCACTTTCTTGGTACCTAGGCTTTGGGAAAGATAGCCGCTGATCACACAGGCCAAGCCTCCAATTCCGATAATGGAAAAGGACAATAGGGAAATTTTAAATTGGGCATCTGGATGGGAGGAAGAGTAGGTCCTTAGGATCACCGGAATAAAAGCCCAAAAGGAAAATAATTCCCACATATGCCCAAAATAACCAAAAGCTGCTGATCGGAATTGGTCCTTACTAAATACCTGGAAGAAGGCGGTCAGGTCCAGGGTTGGGGAGGGTTTTCTGTAAGGGCCATCGGGCACGATAAGGACCATTAAAAGCCCCCCAGCCAAAGAAAGTAAACTGGTCAAAATCAGGACCCATTCCCAGGGAATACTGCCGGAAAACCCCGCCAAGAAATGGGGAAAAGCCGTTCCCAAAACCAATGCCCCGACCAACAATCCCAAAGAGCTGCCCAATGTTTTATTGAAATAATCGGCAGCAATTTTCATCCCCACAGGATAGATTCCCGCCAAAAAGAATCCTGTCAAAAAGCGGATGGCCAGCAAACTGAACATGGTATTTCCTTCCCACAGGGTGCCCAAATTAATAGTTGCTCCTAAGAGTGCGCTGATAAAAAATACCCTGGAAGGCCTAAATCGGTCTGCAATGGTCAGTAAAGCAAAAATCAATGTGCCGGTAATAAAACCCAACTGAACCGCCGAAGTCAAATGTGCCAGTGCTCCAGTTCCTAATTGGAAATAATCCACCAAATAGGGCATTACCCCATTCCCTGCAAACCATAAGCTGGTGCAGCAAAATTGGGAAATGACGATGATGGGCAGGACATATTTTTTTGAGGGCATCTTAAGGATTTTCAAAAGTATAACACCAGGCTTCCCCTTCAAGGACAAGGGTGCCATCCTGGCGGGTGATTTTTACGGCCAATTGGGTAACGGGTTTGGACGGGTGGAGGCTTTTGATTTCCGCTTCTGCGGTAATGGTATCTCCAATAAAAACCGGGGCGGTAAATTTCCAGTTTTGGCTTAGGAATACTGTGCCTGGACCGGGCATATCCATGGCCACCAAAGCATGCAATAATCCAGTGGTTAGGCCTCCCTGGGCTACCAATTTTTTGAATTTGGTTTTTCCAGCAAAATCAGGATCAAAATGTAAGGGATTTTGGTCACCGCTGATTTCCGCATATTTCCGGACATGATCGGGAGTGATGGTTAAGCTTCGGGATGTTTTCTGGCCGACATATAACTCCATAATCCGGTTTTTAATTTTTAGAGCGTTTTTTACTGGATTTTGCAATCGGGTTATAATTGAGGCATTTTTCCAACCAATAGGTTAATTGCTTATCCGTAACAATAGCTTGCCCCTCCACGAACACAAATCCATTCATGGGTTTGCCCGTAAAATTCATTTCTGTGCAACCTGGTTGTGCAAGGCAATCTTCATATTGGTCGGGGCCTACTCTGGCCATGATACGGTCTTCATGGACACCGATACACATTTTGTCGTTGACCATAAAGCAAAGCCCGCCCATCATTTTCTTTGCTTCAAAAACTTGGTTGGCCTGGGACAAGGCCCTGCTGATGCGGTCTGCGATGTAGGTATTGTAAGCCATAATTTGAGGTGAAAACCTAACCATAATTTACCTTAAAAATACCCATAAGGCAATACAAAGTTGAAAAACGGAGGTGATTAGGAGAGGGGATAGCTTTTTTTGATAAAGAAATAAGCACATAGGGGCATAGGTCACATTGGATTAGGAATTGTTTAACAATTTCAATGCCGAACATACGGGAGTTAATCTTCAAATCTTCCAACCTCTTCCAAGTGGCAAAGGCACGAAAAATAGGGTGACCTGGGGATTTATCCCTGGGAAAATGAAAATACTCGGTTCCACAGCGTGCCATCGGCACTTCCGATATTATTATCATGATATACATAGGTAAATACCAACACTAATATGGAGCATCCCTACGCCATTTCTGGGTGATTTAGCGTTTCATTGAACGGGTTAAAACCCGCCCTTACCATATATGAAATGCCTATGCATTCTTTTTTTAGCAACTTGACCCGTCATATTCGGGACATGCAACAAATACCTGAACCAACATTTCGACATTAAAATGCTTTACATCCTGAATTGTAGCGGTTTATGGGATTATCAAAAATAAAATCAAGCCTTGTATTTTTAATCTAATATTGCTGATTTGTTTGTAAAAAGATCTAAAAATTAAATTTACTGTAAAAATTAAATTTATTTGTTATGATATTTGTAACGTAAGTAAAGCTGTATTACATTTGTAATATAAAGCAAAGCGAAAAGCGCTTAAAAGCTTACATACTGTAGGGTGTTGAAACTGGCAGACATGCCTCTCTGTCTCAGAGGTGGGGATTCCGGGAAAAAGCAAATATCGAGCTCGTGTTTGCCTAACCGCCCCGTGGAGGTTCGAATCCTTCCTCTACAGCAGGTTATTTTGGGTTTATTGTTAATTGACTAAAGCTATGGGTACTATTCATAGCTTTTTTTTTGTTTAAAATTTCGTCCAGTTACTTTGCCCGGGGCTCTACCCCGGGTTGAATTTTTTCGCCCTTTCAGGGCTGGGGTCTGTCAATTTGCTTTCCGGAATTTAATTAACCACACAGGATTTTAGGTCACAGTAGGGGCGTCTATGCAGCTATTCGGGATTTGGAATCCCGAATCCCAATGGACTGAATTTGTACTCCTGGTAAGGTAAAATGAAAAATTTTGTTTGGAATGTAACCTTGTCTGTATCTATGAAAGCCAATCTTTGAATTTTTTAATTTTTAAAATTATGATTATCCGCAATCATGCCAGTAAGGATAAATGGAAGCAATAATGAGCCGGTCAAAAAGTTTTTGACCGAAATATTTTCTGTTGAGCTTATAACTAAACTCATCAAGATAGTTTTGCATCATCCTTTCACTTATCATATGGTATGTCTGCAGCTGTTTCTTTAAATTACTTATGGCTATATGAACCCATTTGAGGTTAAAATGGCCTTTATCAGTTCCAGAGACCTCTCTGACATGAACCTCAATACAGTCACCCAGATCTGAGAAGGTGGTACTCTTATCTGTTTGAAGCACTGAGTCCTGATCAATGAATTCTTTGACCAGACCTTGGGCTGTTTTTGCCTCTAAGTTCTTTATCTTCTTCATTTTAAAATATCTACAGCTCTTTTCAAGCTTTCCGGATTCAGGGTTTTCTAAAACTGTCGATTCGGCCATTACCGCTACAATGGACTGTTTTTGACTGCCCCTGCCTCTTTTGAGCTTGTTTTGGGATTTGGCTTTGGTGGCTTTTCCTACAAAGGCCTCATCATATTCTACCATATCCTCAAGCCTATAGATATCATCGCGTTGTCCCATGACCTTCCTGAGTTTATGGTACATCCTGAAAACAGGTTCATACCGCTTCATCCCAAGCTGCCTTTGTAGCTCTGAGGCACTGAAGCTCTTCTTAGTGGCGGTTATGAAGGTCATGGCCAGCAGCCAGGTCCTAATTGGAAGGTTGCTGTTTTCCATAACAGTACCACTCTTGATGCTGGTCCTGAACCCACATGAAGCACATTGAAAGGACTTCTTGTTTTCAAGCCAATAATGACGGTTACAGCTGCACCGTTTGCAAATGATGCCCGATTTTGTCCTTTGTTCTCTAAGGAACTTAATACAGGAAGACTCGTCAGGAAACCGATTAATGAAGTTGATTATATTCATGGTCAAAACCGTTTATTTTGACCCAATTTATACAGAGTAATAACTTAACTAAAGCTATTGACACTAACTGTCACTTTTAATTTATTTGGCTACTGGTGTCATTGCGGATATACATATTTTTAAATATTGCAATCCATTCAAAGTGCCATAGGCACGAATCATCCTGTAACCTAGGGATTCATCCCTGGGAATGGGACTATGCTTGGTACCAGCGAGTGCCATCGGCACGGCCGATATTTTCCTTTTTCCTGTCTCCAAACTTTTTCTAAACAGTGGATGCGCGTATTAATATGGATCATGCCTACAGCATTTATGGTTGATTTCCGCATTTTTTTTAGCGGGTTGAAACCCACCCTTACAATATTTACCATGCCTACGGCATTAATTGGTTTTACCACAATAAGGACATAGGGCCCATAGGAATACGGGTTGTTTAATGTTAATAATGCTGAATCTTCGGGAGACAATCTTCCAAACCAACTCTGCCCCAACCTTAAAACTTTCCAACATTTCAACCTTTTAACCCCAAAAACTTACTTCTTCCATCCTAACTTTGGGAGGCTGAGTTTGTAGCGCACGGCGATCAGACGGATGGCGATGATCAGGAAAAAGCTTACCAATAGATTGATATCCCTTTCTACACCAAAATTGCGTAAGATCAGGTACATAAAAGCCCCGGCAAGGCAGGCAGTGGCATAGATTTCCTTTCTGAAAAGTACCGGAGTGGCATTGGTCAGGGTGTCGCGGATCACCCCCCCCATTACGGCTGAAAACATGCCCATAATGGCGGCAATTTCCCATCTTACCCCTAGGTTTAAGGCCTTCTCAACTCCCAAAACCGTAAATAGGGCAATGCCCATGGAATCAAAAAAGAGAAGTGTTTTTCTTAATCTGGATAGGAACTTAAAGAAAAAAAGCGTGCTCAGGATACCGGCCAAAATGGTATAAAGAAATCCAATATCTGCAATCCAGGCCAAAGGATAGCTTCCCAGCAACATGTC includes the following:
- a CDS encoding MFS transporter → MPSKKYVLPIIVISQFCCTSLWFAGNGVMPYLVDYFQLGTGALAHLTSAVQLGFITGTLIFALLTIADRFRPSRVFFISALLGATINLGTLWEGNTMFSLLAIRFLTGFFLAGIYPVGMKIAADYFNKTLGSSLGLLVGALVLGTAFPHFLAGFSGSIPWEWVLILTSLLSLAGGLLMVLIVPDGPYRKPSPTLDLTAFFQVFSKDQFRSAAFGYFGHMWELFSFWAFIPVILRTYSSSHPDAQFKISLLSFSIIGIGGLACVISGYLSQSLGTKKVASTALGLSGLCCLLSPLMFKVHSPLALILFLLFWGMMVVADSPLFSTLVAQNASSSIKGTALTIVNSIGFAITIISIQLINLLQHSLNPHYLYLVLALGPGLGLIALYSKND
- a CDS encoding MaoC family dehydratase, with the translated sequence MELYVGQKTSRSLTITPDHVRKYAEISGDQNPLHFDPDFAGKTKFKKLVAQGGLTTGLLHALVAMDMPGPGTVFLSQNWKFTAPVFIGDTITAEAEIKSLHPSKPVTQLAVKITRQDGTLVLEGEAWCYTFENP
- a CDS encoding TfoX/Sxy family protein, with product MAYNTYIADRISRALSQANQVFEAKKMMGGLCFMVNDKMCIGVHEDRIMARVGPDQYEDCLAQPGCTEMNFTGKPMNGFVFVEGQAIVTDKQLTYWLEKCLNYNPIAKSSKKRSKN
- a CDS encoding IS1595 family transposase encodes the protein MNIINFINRFPDESSCIKFLREQRTKSGIICKRCSCNRHYWLENKKSFQCASCGFRTSIKSGTVMENSNLPIRTWLLAMTFITATKKSFSASELQRQLGMKRYEPVFRMYHKLRKVMGQRDDIYRLEDMVEYDEAFVGKATKAKSQNKLKRGRGSQKQSIVAVMAESTVLENPESGKLEKSCRYFKMKKIKNLEAKTAQGLVKEFIDQDSVLQTDKSTTFSDLGDCIEVHVREVSGTDKGHFNLKWVHIAISNLKKQLQTYHMISERMMQNYLDEFSYKLNRKYFGQKLFDRLIIASIYPYWHDCG
- a CDS encoding trimeric intracellular cation channel family protein; its protein translation is MDLQYILELIGTYFFAVSGALAVQDREHDVFGAGFTGFVTAIGGGSLRDMLLGSYPLAWIADIGFLYTILAGILSTLFFFKFLSRLRKTLLFFDSMGIALFTVLGVEKALNLGVRWEIAAIMGMFSAVMGGVIRDTLTNATPVLFRKEIYATACLAGAFMYLILRNFGVERDINLLVSFFLIIAIRLIAVRYKLSLPKLGWKK